A genome region from Phocoena sinus isolate mPhoSin1 chromosome 16, mPhoSin1.pri, whole genome shotgun sequence includes the following:
- the FRAT1 gene encoding proto-oncogene FRAT1, with translation MPCRREEEEEAGEEEEEEEEEEEDSFLLLEQSVTLGGSGEVDRLVAQIGETLQLDAAQDRPASPCAPPGPPLQPPRPPAVVRADKARAPALPLRLPPASAETGGPAPPGALRCALGDRGRVRGRAAPYFVAELAAGPSALSPLPPQPSLDGPSGADKRGAPQPLSGPCRRGWLRDAAASRRLQQRRGLQPQARTGDDDPHRLLQQLVISGNLIKEAVRRLHSRRLQLHAKLPRRQLVGPLSAPVHEPPLPRSPRAACSDPGSSGRRAQLRTGDGVLVPGS, from the coding sequence ATGCCGTGccggagggaggaggaagaggaagccggtgaggaagaggaggaggaggaggaggaggaggaggacagctTCCTCCTACTGGAACAGTCGGTGACTCTGGGCGGCTCGGGCGAGGTGGACCGGCTGGTGGCCCAGATCGGCGAGACGCTGCAGCTGGACGCGGCGCAGGACCGCCCTGCCTCCCCGTGCGCGCCCCCGGGGCCGCCACTGCAGCCCCCGCGACCCCCGGCGGTGGTGCGGGCGGACAAGGCCCGAGCCCCGGCTCTGCCGTTGCGTCTGCCGCCCGCCTCGGCCGAGACTGGGGGTCCGGCGCCCCCGGGGGCCCTGCGCTGCGCCCTTGGGGACCGTGGCCGGGTGCGGGGCCGGGCTGCGCCCTACTTTGTGGCCGAGCTCGCCGCAGGCCCCAGCGCGCTGTCCCCATTGCCCCCTCAGCCCAGCCTTGATGGGCCTTCGGGAGCTGACAAACGAGGCGCCCCGCAGCCGCTGTCGGGTCCTTGCCGGCGAGGATGGCTGCGGGACGCCGCCGCCTCCCGCCGCCTGCAGCAGCGACGCGGGCTACAGCCTCAAGCCCGCACCGGCGACGACGACCCGCACCGGCTTCTGCAGCAGCTCGTGATCTCGGGGAACCTCATCAAGGAGGCCGTGCGGAGGCTTCATTCGCGACGGCTGCAGTTGCACGCAAAACTTCCCCGACGCCAGCTCGTGGGCCCTCTGTCGGCCCCAGTGCATGAGCCCCCTTTGCCCCGCAGCCCTCGTGCGGCCTGCAGCGACCCTGGCTCGTCTGGGAGGAGGGCGCAGCTCAGAACTGGCGACGGCGTTCTAGTCCCCGGCAGCTAA